Sequence from the Mycobacterium florentinum genome:
TGGCGGCGTTGCTGCTGGACGCGACCGTGGTCCGGATGTTCCTGGTGCCGTCGGTGATGAAGCTGCTCGGCGACGACTGCTGGTGGGCGCCACGCTGGGCCCGTCGGCTGCAGAACCGCATCGGCCTGGGCGAGATCGACCTGCCCGACGAGCGCAAGCGGTCCGGTGTCAACGGCCGGGCGATCCGCCCGCCGGTCGCGGCCAGCCTGGTCGCCGCGAAACCCCGTGCGCCGCACGACCCCACGCACCCGGGCGCCCCGCCGGAGCCGTCGCGGCCGTCGGGCCTGCCCGAACCACGGCCCGCCGCGGAACTGCCCGCGGGTGCCAGCGCCGCGCGTGGCCCGGCCCGTCCCAGCCAGCCGACCGAGGCCAAGACGACGCGCTTCTCGGCGCAGGGCAATTCCGACGCGCGGCCCCCGGCCCCGACCGCGCCACCCGCACCGCCGCCGTCGGCCGGTCAGACCCGGGCGATCCCGGTTCCGGGGAACCACGAGAACACCGGCGACCCGGCCGACCCGACCACCGCGCTTCCGGTGATGCGGTCGGAGGGCAACGAACCCGACGCCGCCACCGAGAAGATGAACGCCCGCGGCCAGGGCGATAACGGCGACAATTCGCGGCCACGACGCCGTGCCGGCGGCGGGCTGTCCGCGCAGGATCTGCTGCGTCGCGAGGGACGGCTCTAGACCGCACGAGTCCTAGCCGGGCGCCTTGCGCGCATCGTCCGGCGTGGCGTGCATGACGGCCGAGTGGTCGCCCTCCTTGGACAGCTGTTGGGCTTCGGCCTCCGGATCCGGGGCGAGCAGCACCTGAATCGCGTTGTTGAGGAACGCCACCGTCGGGACCGCCAGTAGGGCGCCGACGATCCCGGCGAGCACACCGCCGGTGGAAATCGCCAGCACCACCCCCAGCGGATGGATCGACACCGCGCGCCCCATCACCAGCGGCTGCAGCAGATGCGACTCGATCTGGTTGATGACCACCAGCAGGCCGAGGGTGAGCAGCGCGTAGATGATGCCCTTGGTCAGCAGCGCGACCACCACGGCCACCAACCCGGAGATCAGGGCACCGATCAGCGGGATGAAGGCCCCGAGAAATACCAGCGACGCCAGCGGCAGCGCCAGCGGGACGCCCATGATGGCCAGCCCGGCGCCCACTCCGGCCGCGTCGGTGAAGGCCACCAGGAAGGTTGCCCGGATGTAGGCGATCAGCGACCCGTAGCCGGCGCGGCCCGCTTCCATCACCCGATCGCGCACGCCGATCGGGACGATCTTGGCCACGTACGCGAAGATGGTGCGGCCGCCGTAGAGGAAGAAAATCAGGGTGAACAGCACCAGCACCGCGGCCGTGAGCAATTCGGTGAGGGTGGCCGCGGTGGACAGCGCCCCGCTGGTCAACTTCGACTGATTGTTGTGCAGCGCCTGGATCGCGGCGTTACCCGCGTTGGTGATCTGTTCGCTGCGCAGATGCACCGGCCCTTCGATCAGCCACCGCCGGGTGGTATCGATGCTGCGGGTGACCTGTTCGGTCAGATCGGGCAAACCGACGATGAACTGCGTGATGACGAACGTGAGGATGCCGCCCAGCAGCGCGAATCCGCCCAGCAATACCAGCGCGACGGCGCCGCCGCGCGGCAGGCCGCGCCGGTCCAGCCAGTCCACCACCGGCACCAGCAGCGCGCTGATCATCAACGCCAGCAGCACCGGGACGACGATGACCTCGAGCTTCGCCACCACCCAGAAGAAGGCGAGCGCCGCGGCGAAGATAGCCAGCAAACGCCACGCCCAGGCGGCGGTGTTTCGGACCAGGGGCGTGACCGAGGTGTCGTCGGAGTTTGCCGGCATCCGGCCAGCCTATCCGCCGCTCCGGAGTTGGGTAGTGACGTCAGCACGATCCGGTTACGACGGCGACACGCTCGGAGTTGCGTCGCGATTGCCTTGCCACCTGCGCGGTTACCCTAAATCACGTGCCGCACGACACACCCATCCGCAACCTCTGCTTCCCGGGCGGCGGCGTATCCACCGATGAGGGTGGGCCGCCGGCTCCGGCGCGCGGGGGCGAGACGTCGCGGGGCAAGTATTGGTGGGTGCGGTGGGCGGTGCTGGGCCTGGTCGCGATCGTGCTCGGCGTCGAGATCGCGCTGGGCTGGGATCAGCTGGCCAAAGCCTGGACAAGCCTGTTCCAGGCCAACTGGTGGTGGTTGCTCGCGGCGGTGGCCGCGGCCGCCGCGTCGATGCACAGCTTCGCCCAGATCCAGCGCACGTTGCTCAAGTCCGCCGGGGTGCACGTCAAGCAGCTGCGCTCCGAGGCCGCCTTCTATGCCGCCAACTCGCTGAGCACCACACTGCCCGGCGGCCCGGTGCTCTCGGCAACGTTTTTGCTTCGCCAGCAACGCATTTGGGGCGCCTCGACGGTGGTGGCGTCCTGGCAGCTGGTGATGTCGGGTGTGCTGCAGGCGGTGGGGCTGGCGCTGCTCGGGTTGGGCGGCGCCTTCTTCCTGGGCGCGAAGAACAACCCCTTCTCGTTGTTGTTCACCCTGGGCGGCTTCATCGCCTTGCTGCTGCTCTCTCAGGCGGTGGCGTCACGGCCCGAGCTGATCGAGGGCATCGGCACCCGCATCCTGACGCTGTTCAACTCGGCGCGCGGCAAGCCGGCCGACACCGGCCTGGCCAAGTGGCGCGAGATCCTGATGCAGCTCGAATCGGTCAGCCTGGGCCGTCGCGACCTGGGGGTGGCGTTCAGCTGGTCGATGTTCAACTGGATTGCCGACGTCGCCTGCCTCGCCTTCGCCGCGTATGCGGCCGGCGACCACGCGTCGATCGCGGGACTGACGGTGGCCTACGCGGCCGCGCGCGCCGTCGGCACGATTCCGCTGATGCCCGGCGGCCTGCTGGTCGTCGAGGCGGTGCTGGTGCCCGGCCTGGTGTCCAGCGGTATGTCGTTGCCTAACGCGATCTCGGCCATGCTGCTCTACCGGCTGATCAGTTGGCTGCTCATCTCCGCGATCGGCTGGGTGGTGTTTTTCTTCGTGTTCCGCACCGAGCACCCGGGCGGCTCCGACGACGATCCGCCGACGGATCCACGCTTACGGATCCAGCCTCAGTTGCGGCGCTGGGACGATCCCTGCGACGAGGCCGCGCTGCAGGGTCCGCTACCGCCACCCGAACCGGGGAAAGGCCCCGGCTAGCCGGCGTTGTTCTGCCGCGACGGGCCGGGCAGCGTGCCACCGGCCGCGGGCGAGGTCGCCGCGGGCGGGAGATTCCCCAGTCCGGCGCCCACCGGCGACGTGCCGGCGCCACCCGGCGGCGAGGCGGGCAGACCGCCGGCGCCCTGCGCCTGCTGCATCATGCCCATGGCCTGCGGGATGCTGATCGGCAGCTTGCACTGCATCGACAGGTTGGTCAGCGGCTGCCCGATCCCGGCCATGTCGGCGGCCACCTTGGGGTTGCCCTCGAAATAGGACTTCAGCGAGCCGACCGACTGCGGGCCGGCCTGCTGCAGCATCGTGGTCATCGTCTGGTTGGTCTCCGGATGCGAGTCCAGGTAGTCGCCCATCGACTTGGAGACCGAACCGACCGTCCGGGCGACCTCGCTGGCCGCGCACGGGTCGTTGGCGCCGGTCGCCGGCGGCCCCGCCAGCAGTGCCACGGCCGCGGCGGGCACCGCGCAGCCGATGATCCCCGCAATCAGGGTGCCCCGTCCTGTCTTGAAGCCTGTCTTCATACCCGAACTCCATCCCCCCGCGCGGCACAGCGACATCCTGCCATCCGGGTCGATGCCCTGCCACCTGGTGTGACCGAGATCCGCTTGGTCACCGGTCGGCAACGACTTGGCCGCGACTCGGCCACGGAGCCGTCTGCGCAGCTCACGAATTCGTTAAGCCGAACTAATGCACAGGCTGCTGCGGTATCGTCGCCCTCACGCGTAAGCGAGATATTCGGGGAGCCTGAAATCCAGCAGTTTATGATGCGCCTCAGCCGCAGCCTGCGCAGGTACCGATGGTTGGTCTTCACAGGCTGGTTGCTGGCATTGGTCCCGGCGATTTATTTGGCGTTGACGCAGTCCGGGAATCTCACCGGCGGTGGTTTCGAAGTAGCCGGCTCGCAGTCGTTGCAGGTCCACGACCAGCTCGAGGATCAATACCACGACCTGGGCGCGTCGTCGTTGGCCCTGGTGGCCGCCCCGCGCCCCGACGCCAGCTATGACGACATGAACAATGCCGTGGCGCAGCTGCGGCAGATCATCGGCGAATTCCCCGGCGTCACGGAGAAAACCAACCCGACGCAGCGCCCGCCGCAGCCCGACCGGCCCTATGTGCTGACCCTGCGGCTCGACTCCCGCAACGCGGGCACCAGCGACATCGCCAAACGGCTACGGCAAAAGGTGGGCGTCAAGGGCGAGCAGTCCGGGCAGACCGCGGATGGCCGGGTCCGGCTCTACGTCATCGGGCAGGGCGCGCTCAGTGCGGCCGCGGCGGCGAACACCAAACACGACATCGCCAAAGCCGAACAATGGAACCTGCCGATCATCCTGATCGTCTTGCTCGCGGTGTTCGGCTCGCTGGCCGCCGCGGCCATCCCGCTGACCCTCGGCGTGTGCACGGTCGTGGTGACCATGGGACTGGTCTATCTCTTGTCGGCCTACACCACGATGTCGGTGTTCGTGACCTCGACGGTGTCGATGTTCGGCATCGCGCTGGCCGTGGACTATTCGCTTTTCATCCTGATGCGATTCCGCGAGGAATTGCGGGCCGGCCGCCAGCACCGCGAAGCCGTGGACGCCGCGATGGCGACTTCCGGGCTGGCGGTGGTGCTGTCCGGGCTGACGGTCGTCGCCTCGCTCACCGGCATCTACCTGATCAACACCCCGGCGCTGAAATCGATGGCTACCGGGGCGATTATGGCCGTCGCGGTCGCCATGCTGACGTCGACGACCTTGACGCCCGCGGCGCTGGCGACGTTCGGCCGCGCGGCCGCCAAGCGCTCGATGCTGCTGCACTGGTCGCGGCGACCGGAAAGCACGCAGTCCCGGTTCTGGAACCGCTGGGTCGGATCGGTGATGCGCCGGCCGTGGATCTCGTCCATCGCGGCGGCGACGGTGCTGCTGGTGATGGCGGCGCCGGCGGCGTCGATGGTGCTGGGCAACAGCCTGCTGCGCCAATTCGACTCGTCGCACGAGATCCGGGCCGGCGTCGCCGGGGCATCCGAGGCCCTCGGGCCCGGGGCGCTCGGTCCGATCCAGGTAATGGTGAGCTTCCCCGACGGCGGCGCGTCCGCACCCGAACACAGCCAGACGCTGGCCGCCATCCGGGCGCGCATGGCGCAGGCCCCCCACATCGCCTCGGTCACCCCGCCGCAATTCGCCGACGACAACAGCAGTGCTTTGCTGTCGGCGGTGTTGTCGGTCGATCCCGAGGACATGGGTGCCCGGCAATCCGTCGACTGGATGCGCGCCCAGCTACCGCAGGTTCCCAGCGAGGGGACCGCGCGCGTCGACGTCGGCGGGCCGACGGCGTTGATCAAGGACTTCGACGATCGGGTGTCGGCGACCGAGCCGCTGGTGCTGCTGTTCGTGGCGGCGATCGCGTTCGTGATGCTGCTGCTGTCGATCCACTCGGTGTTCCTGGCCTTCAAGGGCGTGCTGATGACGCTGCTGTCGGTCGCCGCGGCCTACGGAAGCCTGGTCATGGTGTTCCAATGGGGCTGGTTGAGGGATCTCGGCTTCGCCCACATCACGTCGATCGATAGCACCGTTCCCCCGCTGGTGCTGGCGATGACGTTCGGGTTGTCGATGGACTACGAGATCTTCCTGCTCACCCGCATCCGGGAACGCTTCCTGCGCACCGGGAACACCCGCGACGCCGTGGCGTACGGCGTCAGCACCAGCG
This genomic interval carries:
- a CDS encoding AI-2E family transporter; amino-acid sequence: MPANSDDTSVTPLVRNTAAWAWRLLAIFAAALAFFWVVAKLEVIVVPVLLALMISALLVPVVDWLDRRGLPRGGAVALVLLGGFALLGGILTFVITQFIVGLPDLTEQVTRSIDTTRRWLIEGPVHLRSEQITNAGNAAIQALHNNQSKLTSGALSTAATLTELLTAAVLVLFTLIFFLYGGRTIFAYVAKIVPIGVRDRVMEAGRAGYGSLIAYIRATFLVAFTDAAGVGAGLAIMGVPLALPLASLVFLGAFIPLIGALISGLVAVVVALLTKGIIYALLTLGLLVVINQIESHLLQPLVMGRAVSIHPLGVVLAISTGGVLAGIVGALLAVPTVAFLNNAIQVLLAPDPEAEAQQLSKEGDHSAVMHATPDDARKAPG
- a CDS encoding lysylphosphatidylglycerol synthase transmembrane domain-containing protein, giving the protein MPHDTPIRNLCFPGGGVSTDEGGPPAPARGGETSRGKYWWVRWAVLGLVAIVLGVEIALGWDQLAKAWTSLFQANWWWLLAAVAAAAASMHSFAQIQRTLLKSAGVHVKQLRSEAAFYAANSLSTTLPGGPVLSATFLLRQQRIWGASTVVASWQLVMSGVLQAVGLALLGLGGAFFLGAKNNPFSLLFTLGGFIALLLLSQAVASRPELIEGIGTRILTLFNSARGKPADTGLAKWREILMQLESVSLGRRDLGVAFSWSMFNWIADVACLAFAAYAAGDHASIAGLTVAYAAARAVGTIPLMPGGLLVVEAVLVPGLVSSGMSLPNAISAMLLYRLISWLLISAIGWVVFFFVFRTEHPGGSDDDPPTDPRLRIQPQLRRWDDPCDEAALQGPLPPPEPGKGPG
- a CDS encoding hemophore, yielding MKTGFKTGRGTLIAGIIGCAVPAAAVALLAGPPATGANDPCAASEVARTVGSVSKSMGDYLDSHPETNQTMTTMLQQAGPQSVGSLKSYFEGNPKVAADMAGIGQPLTNLSMQCKLPISIPQAMGMMQQAQGAGGLPASPPGGAGTSPVGAGLGNLPPAATSPAAGGTLPGPSRQNNAG
- a CDS encoding MMPL family transporter; protein product: MMRLSRSLRRYRWLVFTGWLLALVPAIYLALTQSGNLTGGGFEVAGSQSLQVHDQLEDQYHDLGASSLALVAAPRPDASYDDMNNAVAQLRQIIGEFPGVTEKTNPTQRPPQPDRPYVLTLRLDSRNAGTSDIAKRLRQKVGVKGEQSGQTADGRVRLYVIGQGALSAAAAANTKHDIAKAEQWNLPIILIVLLAVFGSLAAAAIPLTLGVCTVVVTMGLVYLLSAYTTMSVFVTSTVSMFGIALAVDYSLFILMRFREELRAGRQHREAVDAAMATSGLAVVLSGLTVVASLTGIYLINTPALKSMATGAIMAVAVAMLTSTTLTPAALATFGRAAAKRSMLLHWSRRPESTQSRFWNRWVGSVMRRPWISSIAAATVLLVMAAPAASMVLGNSLLRQFDSSHEIRAGVAGASEALGPGALGPIQVMVSFPDGGASAPEHSQTLAAIRARMAQAPHIASVTPPQFADDNSSALLSAVLSVDPEDMGARQSVDWMRAQLPQVPSEGTARVDVGGPTALIKDFDDRVSATEPLVLLFVAAIAFVMLLLSIHSVFLAFKGVLMTLLSVAAAYGSLVMVFQWGWLRDLGFAHITSIDSTVPPLVLAMTFGLSMDYEIFLLTRIRERFLRTGNTRDAVAYGVSTSARTITSAALIMIAVFIGFAFAGMPLVAEIGVACAVAIAVDATVVRLVLVPALMAMFAQWNWWLPGWLRKVLPSVDFDRPLPEVDLGDVVVIPDDISALTAPSADLRMVLKSAAKLRHLAPDAITVADPLAFTGCGRNGKDAEEPRGQGPGQIPHQVNIADDDAVAITLGGNGQTKAASGAKKLVDGLAARNGISRAMPWGERPVHPVTLWRGRLSVAIDALEAGARTRGRPEYARRSPVETTNVQLPTGDRLQVPTGAETLRLKGYLIMCRNSSRDFAEFADMVDTLEPETAAVVLAGMDRYYCSQPPKQQWIASELVRQLADPHPSDLSDDHWSEPDAKADWDEVRQRCLSVAVAMLEEAR